One window from the genome of Gemmatimonadales bacterium encodes:
- a CDS encoding SAM-dependent chlorinase/fluorinase — protein MSPIITLVTDFGTADSYVGEVKGTLLSLAPASPLVDITHDIAPGDVAAASFVLGRAWRTFPTGTVHLAVVDPGVGTRRRALAAAAGGHRFVAPDNGLLSDVFAAAHAEVVSLPVPESASRTFHGRDVFAPAAARLATGAALGELGPAVGDLVHLPPRRVRVEGAAVIGQVVHVDRFGTLVTNVPDDAVADGAAVQLGRHSVPLLATFADVPPGAPVAFVGSGGTIEIAVRDGRADAVLGLARGAEVRAAAR, from the coding sequence GTGAGCCCCATCATCACCCTGGTGACCGATTTCGGCACCGCCGACAGCTACGTCGGCGAGGTGAAGGGCACGCTGCTCTCCCTCGCGCCGGCGTCGCCGCTGGTGGACATCACCCACGACATCGCGCCGGGGGACGTCGCGGCCGCCAGCTTCGTGCTGGGCCGCGCGTGGCGGACGTTCCCGACCGGCACGGTGCACCTGGCGGTGGTGGACCCGGGCGTCGGCACGCGGCGGCGCGCGCTGGCCGCGGCGGCCGGCGGACATCGCTTCGTCGCCCCCGACAACGGGCTGCTGTCGGACGTCTTCGCGGCGGCCCACGCCGAGGTCGTCAGCCTGCCGGTGCCGGAGTCGGCGAGCCGCACCTTCCACGGACGCGACGTGTTCGCGCCGGCCGCCGCCAGGCTCGCGACCGGCGCCGCCCTGGGCGAGCTGGGACCGGCGGTCGGCGACCTCGTGCACCTGCCGCCGCGGCGGGTGCGCGTCGAGGGCGCCGCGGTCATCGGCCAGGTCGTCCACGTGGACCGGTTCGGCACTCTGGTCACGAACGTCCCGGACGACGCCGTCGCGGACGGCGCGGCCGTGCAGCTGGGGCGTCACAGCGTCCCGCTGCTCGCGACCTTCGCCGACGTGCCGCCGGGCGCGCCGGTCGCCTTCGTGGGGTCCGGAGGGACGATCGAGATCGCCGTCCGCGACGGGCGGGCGGACGCGGTGCTGGGGCTGGCGCGCGGAGCCGAGGTGCGGGCGGCCGCGCGCTAG